A genomic window from Streptomyces sp. HUAS YS2 includes:
- the hrcA gene encoding heat-inducible transcriptional repressor HrcA has translation MLSERRLEVLRAIVQDYVGTEEPVGSKALTERHNLGVSPATVRNDMAVLEEEGFIAQPHTSAGRIPTDKGYRLFVDRLAGVKPLSTPERRAIHNFLDGAVDLDDVVGRTVRLLAQLTRQVAVVQYPSLTRSTVRHVELLSLSPARLMLVLITDTGRVEQRMIDCPAPFGETSLADLRARLNSRVVGRRFADVPQLVQDLPESFEAEDRGTVSAVLATLLETLVEEHEERLMIGGTANLTRFGHDFPLTIRPVLEALEEQVVLLKLLGEAKDSGMTVRIGHENTHEGLTSTSVVAVGYGSGDEAVAKLGVVGPTRMDYPGTMGAVRAVARYVGQILAES, from the coding sequence ATGCTCAGCGAACGCAGACTCGAGGTGCTGCGCGCCATCGTCCAGGACTATGTCGGGACGGAGGAGCCGGTCGGCTCCAAGGCGCTCACCGAGCGGCACAACCTCGGTGTCTCGCCGGCCACCGTGCGCAACGACATGGCGGTCCTGGAGGAGGAGGGCTTCATCGCCCAGCCTCACACCAGCGCCGGACGCATCCCCACCGACAAGGGCTACCGCCTGTTCGTCGACCGGCTGGCCGGCGTCAAGCCGCTGTCGACGCCGGAGCGGCGCGCGATCCACAACTTCCTGGACGGCGCGGTCGACCTCGACGACGTCGTGGGCCGCACGGTCCGGCTGCTCGCGCAGCTGACCCGGCAGGTCGCGGTCGTGCAGTACCCGTCGCTGACCCGTTCGACGGTCCGGCACGTGGAACTGCTGTCGCTGTCCCCGGCCCGGCTGATGCTGGTGCTGATCACGGACACCGGCCGCGTCGAGCAGCGGATGATCGACTGCCCCGCGCCGTTCGGCGAGACCTCGCTGGCGGATCTGCGGGCCCGGCTGAACAGCCGGGTCGTCGGCCGCCGCTTCGCGGACGTGCCGCAGCTGGTGCAGGACCTGCCGGAGTCCTTCGAGGCGGAGGACCGCGGCACGGTCTCGGCGGTGCTCGCGACCCTGCTGGAAACCCTGGTGGAAGAGCACGAGGAACGGCTGATGATCGGCGGCACCGCCAATCTCACCCGCTTCGGGCACGACTTCCCCCTCACGATCAGGCCGGTGCTGGAGGCACTCGAGGAGCAGGTCGTGCTCCTCAAGCTGCTCGGCGAGGCCAAGGATTCGGGCATGACCGTACGGATCGGGCACGAGAACACCCATGAGGGCCTCACGTCCACGTCCGTCGTCGCGGTCGGCTACGGTTCGGGCGACGAGGCCGTCGCCAAACTCGGCGTGGTCGGACCGACCCGCATGGACTACCCCGGAACGATGGGAGCGGTACGCGCAGTGGCACGTTACGTCGGACAGATCCTGGCGGAGTCGTAA
- a CDS encoding MBL fold metallo-hydrolase: MDVDWEEHGWERLADGVGRRRLPVWDATVGLVLGERAVLLYDTGSSLREGAELRAQVQAMTGRKVTHIALGHPHFDHVLGTAAFSGVEVYGAVGLDTLLRGREREALRLDAVRQGLDADEAAEAADVLVVPHHVVSGEWTLDLGGRQVLLANVGPGHTGHDLAVLVPGAPEVVFCGDLVEESGEPQAGPDAIPARWPAALDRLLALGGEDALYVPGHGAAVDATFVRGQRDELARRFEVA; the protein is encoded by the coding sequence ATGGATGTCGATTGGGAAGAGCACGGGTGGGAACGGCTCGCGGACGGGGTCGGACGGAGGCGGCTGCCGGTCTGGGACGCCACTGTGGGCCTCGTTCTGGGCGAGCGGGCGGTGCTTCTGTACGACACGGGATCCTCGCTCCGGGAGGGCGCGGAGCTGCGGGCGCAGGTGCAGGCGATGACCGGCCGAAAAGTGACGCACATCGCACTCGGGCACCCGCATTTCGATCACGTACTCGGCACGGCGGCGTTCTCCGGGGTGGAGGTGTACGGCGCGGTCGGCCTCGACACGCTGCTGCGCGGCCGGGAGCGGGAGGCGCTGCGGCTGGACGCGGTGCGCCAGGGGCTCGACGCGGACGAGGCGGCGGAGGCGGCGGACGTGCTGGTGGTGCCGCACCACGTGGTGTCGGGCGAGTGGACGCTGGACCTGGGCGGCCGGCAGGTGCTGCTGGCCAATGTCGGCCCCGGCCACACGGGCCACGACCTGGCGGTGCTGGTCCCGGGCGCGCCGGAGGTGGTGTTCTGCGGCGACCTGGTGGAGGAGTCGGGCGAGCCGCAGGCGGGCCCGGACGCCATCCCGGCCCGCTGGCCGGCCGCCCTGGACCGGCTGCTCGCCCTGGGCGGCGAGGACGCGCTGTACGTACCGGGCCACGGCGCGGCGGTGGACGCGACGTTCGTCCGCGGGCAGCGGGATGAGCTGGCACGGCGCTTCGAGGTGGCATAA